The DNA window CAGAGATTACACAAGTGAAAGGTTAAATGTAACTATTTTCTGTAGGGCTTTCTGGGCCTAACACTTGGTTTCGGGGTAATCGAAGCCACTGAGGTCTGCTTCCGTACTCCCACCTGCGTGAAGGATGCCGGTTCGGCTGACACGGCGTCACCTGCACTGTTGACGCTGCCAACCACCTCCGGAATAGCGTTGACTTCAGCCACTGTGACGACACGATGGTGCTTACCGTCAGGACCGAGCACAACAACACAGCCGTATTTCGTCCAGCTGCGTGATACCCCGAACCGTTTACGAGCCGCAACAAATGCTTCGTGCCGGCCCTTCGTCAGAAATTCGGATAATGTGATACCGCTGCCCTTTAATTTGGATTTGCCGTACCATATCTTGTTGCGGAGCCCCTGATCAAAGAATTTAACGCAGATGGCACGATGCTTGTCACTATTATTTGAACGACCCAAGCGATGGCACCTCTTGATATTGCTGACTGTGACTTCTGCCAAGGATAGCCGCTCATTCAATATCTTGCACACAATCTCAGCTGGATCTTCATTGTTGACCTGGGGCACACCGTGAAAAAGCAAGATGTTTCTTCTGGATCGAACTTCCATGTCCTCTTGCTGCCTGGAGAGAATCTGAAGCTGCACCTGCAAGTTCTCCAGCGCCGTCATCACAAAAGTTCTGAATGCACTAAATTGCGCATTTATATTAGATGACGGACTAGCTGCAGGAATAGATGCCCGAACTTCCCTCTGGAAC is part of the Vanessa cardui chromosome 14, ilVanCard2.1, whole genome shotgun sequence genome and encodes:
- the LOC124535011 gene encoding uncharacterized protein LOC124535011, coding for MDQLQKSIEQLATMFTAQMNEFQREVRASIPAASPSSNINAQFSAFRTFVMTALENLQVQLQILSRQQEDMEVRSRRNILLFHGVPQVNNEDPAEIVCKILNERLSLAEVTVSNIKRCHRLGRSNNSDKHRAICVKFFDQGLRNKIWYGKSKLKGSGITLSEFLTKGRHEAFVAARKRFGVSRSWTKYGCVVVLGPDGKHHRVVTVAEVNAIPEVVGSVNSAGDAVSAEPASFTQVGVRKQTSVASITPKPSVRPRKPYRK